A window of the Parabacteroides merdae ATCC 43184 genome harbors these coding sequences:
- a CDS encoding FAD-dependent oxidoreductase has protein sequence MNYLIIGGVAGGATVAARLRRMDEKANIILFERGKYVSYANCGLPYYIGDTINNREKLFVQTAKGFTDRFRIDIRTEQEVTAIRPDKKEVEIKNLSTGETYTETYDKLVLSPGAEPLRPGIEGIGSKKIFTLRNVPDTDTIKNYVNTENPKRAIVVGGGFIGLEMAENLHDLGIQVDVVEMANQVMAPLDFSMAAIVHRQLTDKGVGLHLEDGVSRFEEKDGGVTVHLRSGKQIATDMVLLSIGVRPETKLAKDAGLAIGERGGIAVNDYMQTSDADIYALGDAVEVRHLVTGQPALIPLAGPANKQGRIVADNIVFGNKKKYPGSIGTSIAKVFDLTVAAAGANAKLLQQNNIPYISSYTHGASHAGYYPGAVPLSIKILFAPENGKLLGAQIVGFNGVDKRIEMLAQVIQRGGTVHDLAELEHAYAPPYSSAKDPVNMAGFVAENILNKKSRIIQWRELAELPADTIRIDVRTHDEYKLGTIPGFINIPVDELREHLDELPKEKPIVVTCAVGLRGYLAYRILVQNGFKHVRNLSGGYKTWSVATAPIKEIVSHKPEIPESTSYGNSDSQINLLKVDACGLMCPGPVMQLKKNYEALKIGEQLQITATDQAFGKDVTSWCKMTGAELVALENKNGVVAATIRKQEKTASCEISRNNADNKTLIVFSDDLDKALASFVIANGAASTGKKVTMFFTFWGLNVIKKQHKPTVTKDIFGKMFGWMLPTHSGKLKLSKMNMGGAGSWMMRLIMKRKRIDSLESLIQQAIDNGVEMIACTMSMDVMGVQKEELMDNVTLGGVASYLERAEEANVNLFI, from the coding sequence ATGAACTACCTGATTATAGGAGGAGTAGCCGGAGGAGCTACCGTTGCAGCACGTCTGCGCAGAATGGATGAAAAAGCCAATATCATCTTGTTCGAACGAGGAAAATATGTATCGTATGCAAACTGTGGCCTACCTTATTATATCGGTGACACGATCAACAACCGAGAAAAGCTGTTCGTACAGACAGCAAAAGGTTTCACAGACCGTTTCCGGATTGACATTCGCACGGAACAGGAGGTAACCGCTATCCGTCCGGATAAAAAAGAAGTGGAAATCAAGAACCTATCCACAGGCGAGACATACACCGAAACATACGACAAACTGGTACTTTCACCGGGAGCCGAACCGCTCCGGCCTGGTATCGAAGGGATCGGAAGCAAGAAAATATTCACGCTCCGTAATGTGCCGGACACCGATACGATCAAAAATTATGTCAATACTGAAAATCCGAAACGTGCTATTGTTGTGGGTGGAGGCTTTATCGGACTGGAAATGGCGGAAAATCTGCACGACTTAGGTATACAGGTCGACGTGGTAGAAATGGCCAACCAAGTGATGGCTCCGTTGGACTTCTCGATGGCAGCAATCGTGCACCGACAACTAACCGATAAGGGAGTCGGACTGCACTTAGAAGATGGTGTCAGCCGCTTTGAAGAAAAAGACGGTGGTGTGACCGTACACCTCCGCAGCGGCAAACAGATCGCTACCGACATGGTTTTGTTGAGCATCGGAGTACGCCCGGAAACCAAACTGGCAAAAGATGCGGGACTCGCCATCGGAGAACGGGGCGGCATCGCCGTAAACGATTATATGCAAACTTCCGATGCCGATATATATGCCCTCGGCGACGCAGTCGAAGTACGCCATCTCGTAACCGGACAGCCGGCCCTTATTCCGCTGGCAGGGCCGGCAAACAAGCAGGGACGCATCGTGGCAGACAATATCGTATTCGGCAACAAAAAGAAATATCCGGGATCAATCGGAACTTCCATTGCGAAAGTATTCGACCTGACAGTTGCCGCAGCCGGTGCGAATGCAAAGTTATTACAACAGAACAATATACCCTATATCTCTTCCTACACACATGGGGCCTCTCATGCCGGATATTATCCGGGAGCCGTTCCCCTGTCCATCAAAATATTGTTCGCTCCGGAAAACGGGAAATTGTTAGGCGCCCAGATTGTCGGCTTCAACGGTGTAGACAAACGTATCGAGATGCTGGCACAAGTGATACAGCGAGGCGGTACAGTCCACGACCTGGCGGAATTGGAACATGCCTATGCACCTCCCTATTCGTCAGCTAAAGATCCCGTGAATATGGCCGGATTCGTTGCAGAAAATATTTTGAATAAAAAGTCCCGGATCATCCAATGGCGCGAGCTCGCAGAACTTCCGGCCGATACGATTCGAATCGATGTCCGTACACACGACGAATATAAATTAGGCACGATTCCCGGATTTATAAACATACCGGTAGATGAATTGCGAGAACATTTAGACGAACTGCCAAAGGAGAAACCGATCGTCGTAACCTGTGCAGTCGGACTGCGTGGTTACCTGGCCTATCGCATCTTGGTACAAAATGGCTTCAAGCATGTGCGCAACCTATCCGGAGGATACAAAACATGGAGCGTAGCGACCGCACCGATAAAAGAGATCGTTTCCCACAAGCCGGAAATACCGGAAAGCACAAGCTATGGAAACTCCGATTCCCAGATCAATCTGTTGAAAGTAGATGCTTGCGGACTGATGTGTCCCGGACCTGTGATGCAATTGAAAAAGAACTACGAGGCGTTGAAGATCGGCGAACAACTTCAGATAACTGCCACCGACCAGGCTTTCGGCAAGGATGTCACTTCCTGGTGCAAGATGACAGGTGCAGAGCTGGTTGCGTTGGAAAACAAAAACGGGGTGGTCGCCGCCACCATCCGCAAACAGGAGAAAACAGCTTCTTGCGAGATTTCTCGGAACAATGCCGACAACAAGACACTGATCGTCTTCAGCGACGACCTGGACAAGGCGTTAGCGTCCTTTGTCATTGCCAATGGAGCGGCTTCGACCGGCAAGAAAGTAACCATGTTTTTTACTTTTTGGGGACTGAATGTGATCAAGAAACAGCATAAACCAACAGTCACCAAAGATATTTTCGGCAAGATGTTCGGCTGGATGCTTCCGACACACAGTGGCAAACTCAAACTGTCTAAAATGAACATGGGAGGCGCCGGTAGCTGGATGATGCGCCTCATCATGAAGCGAAAGCGAATCGACAGCCTGGAAAGCCTGATCCAACAAGCCATAGACAATGGCGTGGAAATGATTGCCTGCACCATGAGCATGGATGTCATGGGCGTGCAAAAAGAAGAACTGATGGACAATGTTACACTGGGCGGCGTGGCTTCTTATCTCGAACGGGCAGAAGAGGCGAATGTAAATCTGTTCATCTGA
- a CDS encoding MarR family winged helix-turn-helix transcriptional regulator, whose translation MESICAIKDIYKALYQFEKTFAEVHDITINEAMLLCCLKDGETKSAGMICEYIGLSNSRVSKVITAVENKGYIRRNINKNDKRQMCFSLTPGGKEKIQQMMNAELCFDGLFEKLKTCMEKG comes from the coding sequence ATGGAATCAATTTGTGCAATAAAAGATATATACAAAGCTTTATACCAGTTCGAGAAAACCTTTGCGGAGGTACACGATATTACGATCAATGAGGCCATGTTACTCTGCTGCCTGAAAGACGGAGAAACGAAATCCGCAGGTATGATCTGCGAATATATAGGTCTGTCCAACTCACGCGTTTCGAAAGTGATCACAGCCGTAGAGAATAAAGGTTATATCCGCCGCAACATCAACAAAAACGACAAACGGCAGATGTGCTTCTCCCTCACTCCTGGCGGAAAAGAAAAAATACAGCAGATGATGAATGCAGAACTGTGTTTCGACGGATTGTTTGAGAAACTGAAAACTTGTATGGAAAAAGGTTGA
- a CDS encoding dihydroorotate dehydrogenase-like protein yields the protein MIDIKTQYAGLTLRNPLIVGSSGLTNNAERNKEFEKAGAGAIVLKSLFEEQIEMQSDILMQDSDYPEAADYIRGYVKANQINDYLELIQKTKELCTIPVIASINCYKSDAWIEFARQIELAGADALELNVFFLETDLTYNSENMRDLYVSIIRKVKETVSIPVMIKMSKMVGNIPAVAHTLTVNGADGIVLFNRFYQPDIDINNMQIVSGNVFSNHSDLSDTLRWTAIVSGKIPGISIASSTGVHDWEDVIKCLLAGADAIQMCSAVYTHGAEIISQVLTCIEEWMHQAHYQSLDQFKGKLNYANISNPAMYERSQFMKYFSNRD from the coding sequence ATGATTGACATTAAAACACAATATGCGGGACTGACACTCCGTAACCCGCTTATCGTCGGAAGTTCCGGTTTGACAAACAACGCGGAACGAAACAAGGAATTTGAAAAAGCCGGTGCAGGTGCGATCGTACTGAAATCACTCTTCGAAGAGCAGATTGAAATGCAAAGCGATATACTGATGCAGGATTCGGACTATCCCGAAGCAGCCGATTACATACGCGGTTATGTAAAGGCGAATCAGATAAACGATTATCTGGAACTGATCCAGAAGACGAAAGAATTATGCACCATTCCGGTTATCGCAAGTATCAACTGCTATAAATCGGATGCATGGATCGAATTTGCCCGCCAGATCGAATTAGCAGGTGCTGATGCCTTGGAACTAAACGTGTTCTTCTTGGAAACAGACCTCACATACAACAGTGAAAACATGCGTGACTTGTATGTCAGCATTATTCGTAAAGTGAAAGAAACTGTTTCGATCCCTGTCATGATCAAGATGAGCAAAATGGTCGGTAATATTCCAGCTGTAGCCCATACGCTGACAGTTAACGGGGCGGACGGAATCGTCCTCTTCAACCGTTTTTACCAACCGGATATCGACATCAACAATATGCAAATTGTCTCAGGTAACGTTTTCAGTAACCATTCCGACCTGAGTGACACGCTTCGCTGGACAGCAATCGTTTCAGGTAAGATACCCGGAATCAGCATCGCTTCCTCTACTGGAGTGCACGATTGGGAAGATGTCATCAAATGCTTGCTTGCAGGAGCCGACGCCATACAGATGTGTAGCGCCGTCTATACACATGGAGCAGAAATTATCTCACAGGTGCTTACCTGTATTGAAGAATGGATGCACCAAGCGCATTATCAGTCGCTTGACCAGTTTAAAGGCAAACTAAACTATGCCAACATCTCCAATCCTGCGATGTATGAACGCTCGCAGTTCATGAAATATTTCTCCAACAGAGATTAA
- a CDS encoding YggS family pyridoxal phosphate-dependent enzyme, with protein MNITENITRLKASLPAGVTLVAVSKFHPVEALQEAYNAGQRVFGESRAQELTAKQKVLPSDIEWHFIGPLQSNKVKDIAPFIHTIHSIDSLKLLQEVNKQAAKHDRIIRVLLEIHIAQEEAKHGFSPDECRELLYNLLPEALPYIRICGLMGMATNTDDTSLIKNEFHNIHELFTELKNSVFKGDEYFCELSMGMSHDYPIAIREGSTMIRIGTSIFGEREY; from the coding sequence ATGAACATCACTGAAAATATAACAAGACTGAAAGCATCGCTGCCGGCAGGTGTCACGTTGGTAGCGGTCTCCAAGTTCCATCCCGTCGAGGCATTGCAGGAAGCCTACAATGCGGGACAACGTGTATTTGGTGAAAGCAGGGCCCAAGAATTGACAGCTAAACAAAAAGTATTGCCCAGTGACATCGAATGGCATTTTATCGGCCCATTGCAAAGCAACAAGGTAAAAGACATTGCCCCGTTCATCCACACGATACACAGTATCGACTCGTTAAAACTTTTGCAGGAAGTCAACAAGCAAGCGGCTAAACATGATCGTATCATCCGTGTCCTGTTGGAGATACATATCGCGCAAGAAGAAGCCAAGCACGGCTTCAGTCCTGACGAATGCCGTGAACTGCTATACAATCTGTTGCCCGAAGCCCTTCCCTACATCCGGATATGCGGACTAATGGGGATGGCGACCAACACCGACGACACATCTCTGATCAAAAATGAGTTTCATAATATCCATGAACTTTTCACTGAACTGAAAAACTCGGTATTCAAGGGTGACGAATATTTTTGCGAATTATCAATGGGAATGAGCCACGACTATCCGATCGCCATCCGCGAAGGTAGTACGATGATACGCATAGGAACCAGCATTTTCGGAGAACGGGAATATTGA
- a CDS encoding DUF4494 domain-containing protein: MHNWFECKVSFEKIMENGAQKKVTEPYLVDALSFTEAEARIIEEIRPFVSGEFTVTDIKRARLSELFFNENGDRFYKIKVYFITLDEKSGAEKKTAAQMLAQASNLKDAIAVLEDGMKGTLADYTIASVTETQLMDVFPFDANSVPAEKKSEEELIAEQKKQAETKEA, translated from the coding sequence ATGCATAACTGGTTTGAATGCAAAGTCTCCTTCGAGAAGATCATGGAGAATGGAGCACAAAAGAAAGTGACGGAACCCTATTTGGTCGACGCCCTGTCGTTCACGGAAGCGGAAGCCCGCATCATCGAAGAAATCCGCCCCTTCGTATCCGGGGAATTTACTGTAACAGACATCAAACGCGCCCGTTTGTCAGAATTGTTCTTCAACGAAAATGGCGACCGTTTCTATAAGATCAAGGTTTACTTCATCACCCTCGATGAAAAAAGCGGAGCCGAAAAGAAAACAGCTGCACAGATGCTGGCACAGGCGTCTAACCTGAAAGATGCCATCGCCGTATTGGAAGACGGAATGAAGGGAACGCTTGCCGACTATACCATCGCCTCCGTTACAGAAACCCAACTGATGGATGTCTTTCCTTTTGACGCCAACAGTGTCCCTGCGGAAAAGAAATCAGAGGAAGAACTGATTGCCGAACAGAAAAAACAGGCGGAAACAAAAGAAGCATGA
- a CDS encoding master DNA invertase Mpi family serine-type recombinase: MIYGYVRVSTDKQSTENQRFEIENYSKAKGFRIERWVDETISGTTSVSNRQLGRLLKQIRKGDTLVTTELSRLGRNLMQVMSFLHQCMERDIIVLTVKERYELGNNINSKILAFAFSLSAEIERNLISQRTREALARKKAEGTKLGRPKGKKTMQVRLSGKENVIKKMINEKCSMNEIAEKFGVNRQTLRDFLRNTFPDWRKYRYIK, encoded by the coding sequence ATGATATACGGTTATGTAAGAGTCAGTACGGATAAACAAAGTACTGAAAATCAACGCTTCGAGATTGAAAACTATTCAAAAGCGAAAGGTTTCCGTATCGAACGTTGGGTAGACGAAACAATCAGCGGAACAACAAGTGTATCGAATCGCCAACTTGGCAGATTATTAAAACAAATTCGTAAAGGAGACACGCTTGTAACAACAGAACTATCAAGGCTTGGACGTAATTTGATGCAAGTCATGAGCTTCCTTCACCAATGTATGGAACGGGATATCATCGTCCTTACAGTCAAAGAACGCTATGAATTAGGGAATAATATCAATAGTAAAATTCTGGCCTTCGCTTTTAGCCTAAGTGCAGAAATCGAACGCAATCTGATTTCACAACGTACCCGCGAAGCACTTGCGCGTAAAAAAGCGGAAGGCACGAAACTCGGTCGTCCGAAAGGCAAAAAGACCATGCAGGTCAGGTTGTCCGGAAAAGAAAATGTCATCAAGAAAATGATCAATGAGAAATGCTCGATGAACGAAATCGCCGAAAAATTCGGAGTAAACCGCCAGACTCTGCGTGATTTCCTGCGGAACACATTCCCGGACTGGAGGAAATATAGATATATTAAGTAA
- a CDS encoding bifunctional fucokinase/fucose-1-phosphate guanylyltransferase: protein MKKLLSLPPNLVGSFHEIANADPADWFCTSDPIGARLGSGGGTTWLLEACRRDDDTAGTLSTGEWLAREKRILLHAGGQSRRLPGYAPSGKILTPIPVFRWARGQKLSQNLLSLQLPLYEEIMRKAPDSLHTLIASGDVYLRNSEPLQEIAEADVVCYGLWVDPALATRHGVFVSDRKSPDQLDFMLQKPTLDELGRLAGTHLFLMDIGVWLLSDRAVELLMKHSYESDGKQMKEYDLYSEFGLALGGHPRITDEELNALTVAILPLPGGEFYHYGTSRELISSTLSVQNLVRDQRAIMQRKVKPHPAMFVQNAEVFCSLTSDNSELWVENSFVGKRWTLADRHVITGVPVNDWELHVPSGVCIDVVPVGDEGWVARPYGFNDTFKGNTANESTLFMGRAIVEWSAERGINLPACADIQNAALFPVCRSMDELGAVLRWMVSEPYLDEGRKVWEVAEKMSANRLSDCANLRRLFAQREAFRKKNWSMLAANHDKSIFYQLDLADAASEFVAGGIMLPKGLPADAPLMKRVHDHMFRACVLQLSGDERGMVEQQQAFSLLREGLINTIADEKQMPRLNVYRDQIVWGRSPVRIDLAGGWTDTPPYCMYAGGNVVNVAIELNGQPPLQVYVKPTREFRIILRSIDIGAMECISTWDELRDFNKVGSPFSIPKAALALAGFIPEFSAGCYVSLEEQLKAFGCGLEVTLLAAIPAGSGLGTSSILAATVLGALSDFCGLAWDKNEIGNRTLILEQLLTTGGGWQDQYGGVLHGLKLLQTGEGFHQNPSVRWLPEYLFTEPEYRVCHLLYYTGITRTAKDILAEIVRGMFLNSGSHLRLLSEMKVHALDMYEAILRGDFASYGRLVGKSWEQNKALDAGTNPPAVERLISRIKDYALGYKLPGAGGGGYLYIVAKDPEASLQIRRLLTADPQNDNARFVEMSLSDKGLQVSRS from the coding sequence ATGAAGAAATTATTGTCGCTGCCGCCTAACTTGGTTGGCAGTTTTCACGAGATAGCTAATGCCGATCCGGCAGACTGGTTTTGTACGTCTGATCCTATAGGTGCCCGTCTGGGATCGGGTGGAGGAACAACTTGGTTACTTGAGGCTTGCCGCCGGGATGACGATACTGCTGGAACGTTGTCGACAGGAGAATGGCTGGCGCGTGAAAAGCGGATTTTATTGCATGCCGGAGGGCAGAGCCGACGTTTACCGGGATATGCACCTTCGGGCAAGATATTGACACCGATTCCGGTGTTCCGGTGGGCGAGGGGACAGAAATTATCTCAGAACCTCCTTTCGCTTCAACTTCCGTTGTATGAGGAGATCATGCGCAAGGCGCCGGATTCGCTGCATACGCTGATTGCCAGTGGCGATGTTTATCTGCGTAACAGCGAGCCGTTGCAAGAGATTGCTGAGGCTGATGTTGTCTGTTATGGTTTGTGGGTGGATCCTGCACTCGCCACTCGCCACGGGGTCTTCGTGTCGGACCGCAAATCTCCTGACCAGCTCGATTTCATGCTTCAAAAGCCCACTCTCGATGAGTTGGGACGGCTGGCGGGGACGCATCTCTTCCTGATGGATATAGGTGTCTGGCTGCTCAGTGACCGGGCGGTGGAACTCCTGATGAAGCATTCCTACGAATCGGATGGGAAACAGATGAAGGAATATGACCTGTATTCTGAGTTTGGTCTTGCTCTTGGGGGGCATCCACGTATAACTGACGAAGAACTGAATGCGTTGACTGTCGCTATCTTACCTTTGCCGGGTGGTGAGTTTTATCATTATGGTACAAGCCGGGAGCTGATTTCCTCGACGCTGTCGGTGCAGAATCTTGTGCGCGACCAGCGGGCGATCATGCAGCGTAAGGTGAAACCACATCCTGCCATGTTTGTTCAGAATGCCGAAGTTTTTTGTTCGCTGACCTCTGATAATTCAGAACTGTGGGTCGAAAACAGTTTTGTCGGGAAACGATGGACGCTTGCCGATCGGCATGTGATTACGGGTGTTCCGGTGAACGATTGGGAGTTACACGTTCCTTCCGGTGTGTGCATTGATGTCGTGCCTGTCGGTGATGAAGGATGGGTGGCACGCCCGTATGGTTTCAATGATACTTTCAAAGGAAATACGGCGAATGAATCTACTCTCTTTATGGGGCGTGCCATAGTGGAATGGTCTGCGGAGAGGGGTATCAATTTGCCGGCCTGTGCCGACATACAGAATGCGGCCTTATTCCCTGTCTGCCGGAGTATGGACGAGTTGGGGGCTGTGTTACGTTGGATGGTATCTGAACCTTATCTGGATGAAGGACGCAAGGTGTGGGAAGTAGCTGAAAAGATGTCTGCAAACAGGCTTTCTGATTGTGCAAATCTCCGCCGCCTGTTTGCTCAGCGCGAAGCGTTCAGGAAGAAAAACTGGTCGATGCTTGCTGCCAATCATGACAAAAGTATTTTCTATCAGTTGGATCTGGCGGATGCTGCCTCCGAATTTGTTGCCGGAGGAATTATGTTGCCTAAGGGTTTACCAGCGGATGCTCCGCTGATGAAGCGTGTGCATGACCATATGTTTCGTGCCTGTGTGCTGCAACTTTCAGGAGATGAACGGGGCATGGTGGAACAGCAGCAGGCATTCTCGTTGTTGCGTGAAGGTTTGATCAATACGATTGCTGATGAGAAACAGATGCCTCGTCTTAATGTCTATCGCGATCAGATTGTTTGGGGGCGCAGTCCCGTGCGTATCGACTTGGCTGGAGGATGGACGGATACCCCCCCTTACTGCATGTATGCCGGTGGTAATGTCGTGAACGTGGCGATCGAGTTGAACGGTCAACCACCTTTGCAGGTTTATGTGAAACCGACTCGTGAGTTTCGTATCATTCTTCGTTCCATCGATATCGGGGCGATGGAGTGCATTTCGACTTGGGACGAACTGCGTGATTTCAACAAGGTCGGCTCTCCTTTCTCCATCCCGAAAGCGGCGTTGGCTTTGGCCGGGTTTATACCCGAATTCTCAGCAGGCTGCTATGTTTCGTTGGAAGAGCAACTGAAAGCATTCGGATGCGGGTTGGAAGTGACGTTGTTGGCTGCGATTCCTGCCGGTTCTGGCCTGGGAACCAGTTCGATTCTTGCGGCTACGGTATTGGGTGCATTGTCGGATTTTTGTGGCTTGGCGTGGGATAAGAACGAGATTGGTAACCGGACGCTGATCCTTGAGCAGTTGCTCACGACCGGAGGAGGCTGGCAAGATCAGTATGGAGGGGTGTTACATGGATTGAAACTATTGCAGACGGGTGAGGGTTTCCACCAGAATCCGTCGGTGCGCTGGCTTCCGGAATATCTTTTTACCGAACCGGAGTATCGTGTCTGCCACTTGCTTTACTACACGGGAATTACCCGTACGGCGAAGGATATTCTTGCTGAAATCGTACGTGGAATGTTCTTGAACAGTGGTTCCCATCTTCGTCTGCTTTCTGAAATGAAAGTGCATGCATTGGATATGTACGAGGCAATCCTTAGGGGTGATTTCGCTTCATACGGGCGATTGGTCGGTAAGAGTTGGGAACAAAACAAGGCACTTGATGCCGGGACAAATCCGCCTGCTGTGGAACGGCTCATTTCTCGCATCAAGGATTATGCATTAGGCTATAAACTTCCTGGTGCTGGCGGAGGTGGCTATCTTTATATCGTAGCCAAAGACCCGGAAGCCTCTTTGCAGATCCGCCGCCTTCTCACGGCAGATCCGCAGAATGACAATGCCCGTTTTGTCGAAATGAGCTTGTCGGATAAGGGATTGCAGGTGAGTAGATCGTAA
- a CDS encoding Wzz/FepE/Etk N-terminal domain-containing protein, with protein sequence MDKNNHTPSSPQSEIDLIALSGYLWKKRRFFIKCCGIATVAGLIIAFSIPKEFTTTVKLAPETTDATSKMSNLGGLAAMAGIDLGSASGQDALSPNLYPDIVHSTPFLLELFPEKVTDKEKKYTTTLYDYIAGHQRFAWWSILMKAPLKGIAALRSFFSGNEENDGDLNPFQLTHKQEDVLKNLRQRITVYVDKKTQVVTLGVSMQDPLISADVAHSIVIKLQTYITHYRTQKAKKDLEFTEKVLKESRSAYYKAQQAYAAFEDGNKNIISASYRTEQERLRNEMTLTFNVYNTLAQKLEQDKLRVQEQTPVYTIIEPATVPLKASSPKKLLILVAFIFLAFIGGCGYLIIKEYAIPPSPRSET encoded by the coding sequence ATGGACAAAAACAATCATACCCCATCGTCTCCACAATCGGAGATCGATTTGATCGCCCTCTCCGGCTACCTGTGGAAAAAACGACGTTTCTTCATAAAATGCTGCGGAATTGCAACAGTGGCGGGACTCATCATTGCTTTCAGCATACCCAAAGAATTCACCACAACGGTGAAACTGGCTCCCGAAACCACCGATGCCACAAGCAAGATGAGCAACCTCGGCGGACTGGCAGCCATGGCAGGAATAGACCTCGGTTCAGCCTCCGGCCAGGATGCTTTGTCACCCAACCTCTATCCTGATATTGTGCACAGTACACCTTTTCTGTTGGAGCTCTTTCCCGAAAAGGTAACCGACAAGGAGAAAAAGTACACGACTACTCTATATGATTACATAGCCGGCCATCAGCGCTTCGCTTGGTGGAGCATCCTTATGAAAGCGCCCCTAAAAGGAATAGCAGCCCTCCGTTCGTTCTTCTCCGGTAACGAAGAGAACGATGGAGATCTCAATCCCTTCCAACTCACCCACAAGCAAGAGGATGTACTGAAAAACCTACGCCAGCGCATCACCGTCTATGTCGATAAAAAAACACAAGTCGTTACTCTCGGTGTCAGCATGCAAGACCCGCTGATCTCAGCAGACGTGGCGCACAGTATCGTGATAAAGTTACAGACCTATATCACACATTACCGGACGCAGAAAGCAAAGAAAGATCTGGAATTTACAGAAAAAGTGCTAAAAGAATCCCGCAGTGCCTATTACAAAGCACAGCAGGCTTATGCAGCTTTTGAAGACGGTAACAAGAACATTATCTCCGCCAGTTACCGCACCGAGCAAGAGCGTTTACGCAACGAAATGACTCTTACGTTCAATGTATATAACACGTTAGCGCAAAAGCTCGAACAGGATAAACTCCGAGTACAGGAACAGACACCGGTCTACACCATTATCGAACCGGCAACTGTTCCTCTCAAAGCTTCCTCTCCCAAGAAATTACTGATTTTGGTAGCATTCATCTTCCTCGCTTTCATCGGGGGATGCGGATATCTGATCATCAAGGAATATGCAATCCCTCCGTCGCCGAGATCTGAAACGTAA